In Lacrimispora indolis DSM 755, a genomic segment contains:
- the argR gene encoding arginine repressor, with product MKLERHSKIVELIGKYEIETQEELADYLNQAGFAVTQATVSRDIRELKLTKVQSESGKQRYVVLQNQSSFSDKYIRILRDGYLSMDMAQNILVIKTVSGMAMAVAAALDALHFSEMVGCIAGDDTIMCAIRSSDDTILMMDKLKKLITG from the coding sequence ATGAAACTGGAACGACACAGCAAAATTGTGGAACTCATCGGAAAATACGAGATCGAAACTCAGGAGGAGCTGGCGGATTATTTGAATCAGGCAGGCTTTGCAGTCACCCAGGCAACGGTTTCCAGAGATATCAGGGAGCTGAAGCTGACAAAGGTTCAGTCTGAGTCAGGAAAGCAGCGGTATGTGGTGCTTCAAAACCAGAGTTCCTTCAGTGATAAGTACATCCGGATCCTGCGGGATGGCTATTTATCCATGGACATGGCACAGAACATTCTGGTCATAAAGACCGTATCCGGCATGGCTATGGCGGTGGCTGCTGCGTTAGACGCCCTTCATTTCAGTGAAATGGTGGGCTGTATTGCAGGAGATGACACCATCATGTGCGCCATTCGGAGCTCTGATGATACCATACTCATGATGGACAAGCTTAAAAAACTCATTACGGGATAA